In the Besnoitia besnoiti strain Bb-Ger1 chromosome IX, whole genome shotgun sequence genome, tcATTCTCGAGTTCTGCAACCTGGGCAGTCTCGACGCATTCGTCTACCCGCCAGACAAcgagcgccgaggcgggcggAAGCCGTGGAAAACGCTATCGAGACCGAAGCTCGTCCACATCTTCCGCGACGTCGCCAAAGGCATGGCTCACGTCCACTCCCGCCACATCCTTCACAGAGACCTCAAACTCAGCAACATCCTCCTCGACGGAGACACAGCCAAGGCAAGCCCCCCAACCAGGCGGCATGCGCCTCCGGAACACTCTGTTAGGCATTCATGTACATGTATAATGTAGAGTCTATCTATATAGGTGTAGTTATCTGTAATTGTGTATATGCATTTCTGCTTAAACAGATatgcttatatatatacatatatatgtgtgtatatatcaTCTCTATTCTTCCGCAGGTGTTGCTTCGCGTGCGACGCCGGTGACTGCGTCTGACTCGTGCGTTGCCTGCGTTCCTGCAGATAGGGTGCGGCATGGCGTAGTCATCTTTTGGTTCGTATGCAGGTCGATAGACTGCTAACTTGTTCACTCTGTGCCCGCCTCGGTGTAGGTATTTTTCAGGATGAATTTGTGTATTCGAGTTGGCATGCGGCGGCTTTCTTTAGGTTGCGGACTTTGGTGTGGCGACGGCGTTCGTGGCGAACGACAGCCCGTCAGTTTTGGCTCTCTTTGGAAACGTATTCTATGCGGCGCCGGAAGGTATGCAGCGGAGAAAAGAGTCGAGGTGGACTTACGTCGGTCCCAGGCGCGGAGGTATTGACGTATGTTGCGTAGTCCACACGTTTACCCATCTCCGCCTTCCCGGCTCGTGTGCTTTTGACCTGCTGCCTGTCGTTTCTTTCGCGCTTCGACGCCGCTTTTGCTTTCTGGGCCATTTGTCGTCTAGTTGGTTCGTCCGAGCTTGTCTCATCTTTGTTCTTGGTTCAGTTTTTGCATTCTCTCCTTTATCTCGCCTGTTATCGTGCATCCATATCTTTTTCATCGGACGGACTCTGccgtggcgccgcagcaTTCGCTCTCTCgttgctgccgcagctgctcgtTCAGAGTGTCGAGGTCGGAGAAAGGCGCTTCTGTGCATTCTTCGTAGCTGCCTGCTGACTGCCGCTGTTTCGacttcttttctttcctcagttctgcgcggcgacgggtTCTACCCCGCCTCTGACGTCTGGTCCTACGGAGTGGCCTTCTGGGAGGCCTTGACCGGAAAACTGGCCTACGAAGGTGCGGCAGTCTTCTCCGAAATCGCGGATCGACTCGGCATGTCGAtcaagggggggggggacgggggggggaggtggATACGATGGCATGACTCGCTTATGTGAACTAACAGGCGCTGCGAGCGGTGTGTCAAGCAagtccatatatatatatatatatatatatatatatatacatacctACATAGGGCTTAGATCGCATATGTGTgtgtttatatatatttatatttgtTGATAGACAATTTGTGTTTGTGTATTTGAACTCGCTTTCGTTTCTGCGGGTCTCGTTCGCCACCCAGAGCTCGTGTGTGGTGCTTGGGGAgtcgttttctttctttcgtcgccttctttttAGCGCGTGGTTTCTGGCTTGGGTGTGATTCTGCTTCAGGGTTTTCGGCGGGCTACGTCTTCACACGAGTGGCTGCGGGCACTCTGAGTCTGCGCATCCCGTCAGACTTCCCTCCGGCCCTGCGCTGGCTGAtggctcgcctcctcgccttcgagcCTTCCGAGCGGCCGTCGTTTGAGGAAGTTTCGCAGGCCTTATGCGAACTGGAAGCGAATGCGATGTCTGAAGTCGAGCGAGACCTGGATGACTTCTTCGGCTTGGGATAGACGCATGCAAACATATGTATATCttggcatatatatacatataaatatgtatgtatgtatatatgagtatgtatatatgtgtgtatatttTGTGTGTATGTGCGTGTACGCGCATGCACGTCCTCGGAGACGAGTTTCACGCTAGTGAAGTCCCCGCAGGTGCCTGTTCCTTGGGCCTCAGAACTTTCTGTAGAGCATTTCGTGATGCTTCGATTGATGCCTCGACTGCGCGTgcaatatatgtatatatatatatatatatataacgtACAGTGCATTGTGCGTATACGGTTAGCCTGCTTGCGTGCGaagccgcatgcgcagcccTGGTGGGGCATCCAACTATTTGTATGAGTGCGAAGAGGTTTAGAAAGTTCGTTGCTTCGGAGTCTGGGAGAGAGTTTCGAGAACGATCTGGTCGTGCCTGTATGAGTCGAGACGAAGACAGCGCGATGCGACCAGGGGCTTGTTTCCGTCTTTCCGTTCCTTCCACAGCCAGACGCACGTGACTCGTTTTGTTATCATGTACAGAAGTGCGTCTACGGTTTGAAGTCATCGCACAGAGGGCGCACATGTAGCTGCACGCATTGGATCTACACGCTTGTATCGAAGCTCATTGCCGGGTCGGAATCCGAACCAAAAGGGCTGGATTAGGCGGCCCCCACCTGGGTGAAAGTGGAAAGAACGCGATTTTGTGACCGCATCTCACAGTGCCTTGGCGTGGTGGTAGGCTGGCTGTCTggggcagcggcgaggcaccGCGGGACGTGCCTCTGACGCAACGCAGCAAACCCAGGCTCCCCTTTCGGTCCAGACAACAGCAAAGTGAACGCTCTCCATTTCGATTGTCATCGTGCAAGTCGCATACTTGTCCCTGAAGGCGTGAAACAGCCTCCTGTCGTGGACTTCTGGTCCTGCCAGGGATTCGCTTGCTGCGACAGCactggcgcagagagcgTACAGAGGAGCCGACCGCAGAGCGATATGCACGTTGCGAGAAGTGACCTGCGTGCGGAAGCatatccccccccccccccccccttctccATGCATTGGGGTTTCTCTAAACGCTGAAAACAAGTGCAGCTCTCGAGTTTCCTGGCCACTTCGTAGGCAGTTCCGCGTGCATGTGAGAGAATTACTGACGATCCgcgagcgacagagagaagcaACGCTCGCCTGGAAACGAGccgggcgctgcagaggggcTGCAAGCGGGTGGCGGGCAGTTCCAGACAGTGGTAGCTTCAAGCTTCTCTGAAAGTTTTCCCCTTAGTTTGAGGAATCCTTATCGCTAGCAAAATGACGCAGAAAACCGAAACTCCCAAATTTCCGCATCAAATGTAGAAGAACATACAACCCACACACGCGGCCAGAAAGGACAACAAGCCGCTGCAGTTGTATACAGTTGGGGCTAGCGCCAGCCGAGCGAAAGGCCCTGTCGAATCGCAAGGCAGGATCGCTGCTTCAGCGTCTCTGCAGGAAGAGCCAGACAAACAATGCCAGGCGGCGACTCACTGAGACGAATAAAGCTCCCGCGCGTGCTTCGTTCTGTGTGGCCagttctctcctcgtcgtagCTGCGTTCTTGCTCTCAGGCTTCATTTGTGCCTGCAGCTTCCGGAGTTCTAAAGCACCTATCGACCCCGACATGTCGACTCAGCCGCGTCGACGATCGCATTCTGGAGACGCGTGGCGTCAGattccgcctcctcggcgtttTCTGTTCCATTTCCCACTTGTCTCGATGTCGTCTCGCCCTCGTTTCTTCCAACTTCTCTCGAAGTCGGGCTCCGCCGGCTTGCGACTGCGAGGAAAGTCTGCGTTGTTGTGAAacttcgcgccttctcctcggtgcttctttttctttttcttctcgtgccaggcgccgctgccgccatgCAGCTTGAGTTTTCCCTCGTGTTTCTGGATGCTTTTCCTCGCGTGCTTCATGAGATCTCTGTCTCGctcacgcgccgcaggctcgccgcggcccttGGGCGGGAACGGCGCCCtgtgcggagacgcgccggcgcccgccgcgaagcgGCCCCTGTTCGCGtgcggcgaagctgcagacGGATGCCGGCTTCCAGGTGCGTGGCCaaagcgcggcggagcgcggaagtcactgcggcgcgaggaacTATCGAACACCCCGGGGCAGTCGCTGCGGGAGTGGCCGTAGAGCccacagcggcagcagaagaTCTGAAGAACCGTGAGGGGAGGATCTGTGCACACCGCGTGGCCCCGCACTCCGCAGGACATACACCGAATTCCCCGACTGTCTCGGGAGTCGCCCGctggcgcagacgaagcgcgcgaagTCGCGCTGTGGCTGGAGTGCGTCGATCGAGGGCCGGGCAAATCAGCGTCTGACGAGCTGCCGctggcaggcgccgcagcggcgtcttcaGTCTGGGCGTCGTCGAGGAAAAAACAGAGCTCGCCTCGGAGACTGCGCTCCACAAGGAGAAGCGGACACGAGTCTTCCGGGTGACCGTACCCCGCGCAGAGTCGACAGAAAACGTGCTTGTTATTGCACGCCGTTCCAGAGTGATCTTCTTCAAAACAAAGGAAGCAGCAGTTTCTCAATTCGTGGGTGTACCCTTCCCGTTTTCCGCGCTGGGTGGATCCATTCTTCCCGCGAGCCGGCCGCTCCCCCTccttcggcggaggcgcctcgaagcggaagcgctccgcctcctcctttctgcgccgcagccagtcAGGCTTCAAGCCCTCAAGCTCTTGCTCCGAGACGTAATACCGGCTCTCTGCAAAGCGGTATTTCCGCAGTTCGCCAGTTCTGCTTGACGCATTCGAAGAAGCGGGAAaagccgccgacgagggaGATGCCCCAGCGGGTGGGGCGTGACGAGGAGTCGAGAatgaagacgaaggcgctgaCGGACGGGAATGAGACAATCCAGACAGGGGTAAAGCctcagacgacgaggactgAGTAGGCGTcgatgaagacgaggacgcgaaaCGAGCAGGCCGAGTGTAGTGGGGTGGCGGGGAGAGCTTCCGATTGCCGACTCGCGATGGGCGAAGAGGATGGAAGGCATTTGGAGATGTGGGAGGCGGCTCTGAAGGGTCTTGATACCGTTTCCGAGGGTCGAAGTGTGTGGCGAGAGACCCAGATGAAACGGAGGAATTTACGTCTGTAACAGGGGAGGACAGTGACGCATCTCCTACGGTGTCAAAAGAACATAAAACGCTGCCGTCCTCAGTGTCGATACACCCCCGGCGCTTGCCGTGGCTGGCGCGAGAATGCATTTTCAGTATCGGCGTATCGGAAAGAAACAGGGCTTCGGGTTCAAGGAAGGCAGCAAAGGAAATGAGGAGACGCCATCCGAAGACAGTGACCCATAATTTCCGCCTATCCGCCTCAAACGGAGCGCGG is a window encoding:
- a CDS encoding hypothetical protein (encoded by transcript BESB_013080), with translation MHSRASHGKRRGCIDTEDGSVLCSFDTVGDASLSSPVTDVNSSVSSGSLATHFDPRKRYQDPSEPPPTSPNAFHPLRPSRVGNRKLSPPPHYTRPARFASSSSSTPTQSSSSEALPLSGLSHSRPSAPSSSFSTPRHAPPAGASPSSAAFPASSNASSRTGELRKYRFAESRYYVSEQELEGLKPDWLRRRKEEAERFRFEAPPPKEGERPARGKNGSTQRGKREGYTHELRNCCFLCFEEDHSGTACNNKHVFCRLCAGYGHPEDSCPLLLVERSLRGELCFFLDDAQTEDAAAAPASGSSSDADLPGPRSTHSSHSATSRASSAPAGDSRDSRGIRCMSCGVRGHAVCTDPPLTVLQIFCCRCGLYGHSRSDCPGVFDSSSRRSDFRAPPRFGHAPGSRHPSAASPHANRGRFAAGAGASPHRAPFPPKGRGEPAARERDRDLMKHARKSIQKHEGKLKLHGGSGAWHEKKKKKKHRGEGAKFHNNADFPRSRKPAEPDFERSWKKRGRDDIETSGKWNRKRRGGGI